Proteins encoded together in one Schumannella luteola window:
- a CDS encoding alpha-hydroxy-acid oxidizing protein, with protein MAPRIGASRSGAPDDPAAARGIGRRAQSAIFRAGISGSRPAVPVDADALERAARRRLTAEAFAYLAGGAGAERTMAANRAAFGRWQLWPRPLRDVSTRDLSIDFLGARRPTPLLLAPLGVMELAHRDADRAVARAAASTGIPYVLSNQASVAMEEVVAAAPAGARLFQLYWSASDELNASLLRRAEAAGAEAIVITLDTHLLGWRTRDLDLGFLPFTRGLGIAQYTSDPVFQQLVRERVGAAGAGSATPAGADAGDAASRVRVTPKTVAAGVSIARKGAPLTGAGLRDSLRSPLPRAAVETFLDVFSTPALTWAALAKARDWTSLPILLKGVVHPDDAERAVDAGLDGIWVSNHGGRQVDQSVPTLAVLPDVAARVAGRIPIVVDSGVRQGSDVAIALALGATAVAIGRPYAYGLAVAGERGVAEVVRNLLAELDITLGLAGHATIAELGPDSLRAAD; from the coding sequence ATGGCACCGAGAATCGGAGCATCGCGCAGCGGCGCTCCCGACGATCCGGCTGCCGCGCGCGGCATCGGGCGCCGGGCGCAGTCCGCGATCTTCCGGGCCGGCATCAGCGGATCGCGCCCGGCCGTGCCGGTGGACGCGGATGCCCTGGAACGGGCGGCGCGCCGACGCCTCACCGCCGAGGCCTTCGCCTACCTCGCGGGCGGCGCCGGCGCCGAGCGCACGATGGCGGCGAATCGCGCCGCGTTCGGCCGCTGGCAGCTCTGGCCGCGTCCGCTGCGCGACGTGAGCACGCGCGACCTGTCGATCGACTTCCTCGGGGCGCGGCGGCCGACGCCGCTACTGCTCGCGCCGCTGGGGGTGATGGAGCTCGCGCATCGCGATGCCGACCGGGCCGTCGCTCGGGCGGCCGCATCCACCGGCATCCCGTACGTGCTCTCGAACCAGGCCTCGGTCGCCATGGAGGAGGTCGTCGCGGCGGCGCCGGCCGGGGCCCGGCTGTTCCAGCTGTACTGGTCGGCCTCGGATGAGCTCAACGCCTCGCTGCTGCGCCGCGCCGAGGCGGCCGGCGCTGAGGCGATCGTCATCACGCTCGACACGCACCTGCTCGGCTGGCGCACGCGCGATCTCGACCTCGGCTTCCTGCCGTTCACCCGCGGACTCGGCATCGCCCAGTACACGAGCGACCCGGTCTTCCAGCAGCTCGTGCGGGAGCGAGTCGGCGCGGCAGGCGCGGGATCGGCGACCCCGGCCGGTGCGGACGCCGGCGATGCCGCGTCGCGCGTTCGCGTCACCCCGAAGACCGTCGCCGCCGGCGTCTCGATCGCGCGCAAGGGAGCCCCGCTGACGGGCGCCGGACTGCGCGACAGCCTGCGCTCGCCGCTGCCGCGCGCCGCCGTCGAGACCTTCCTCGACGTGTTCTCGACCCCGGCACTCACCTGGGCCGCGCTCGCGAAGGCCCGCGACTGGACGAGCCTGCCGATCCTGCTCAAGGGGGTCGTGCATCCCGACGACGCGGAGCGGGCGGTGGATGCCGGGCTCGACGGCATCTGGGTCTCGAACCACGGCGGCCGCCAGGTCGATCAGTCGGTTCCGACGCTCGCCGTGCTGCCCGATGTCGCGGCGCGCGTCGCGGGGCGCATTCCGATCGTCGTCGACTCGGGCGTGCGGCAGGGCTCGGATGTCGCGATCGCCCTCGCGCTCGGCGCGACCGCCGTCGCGATCGGGCGGCCCTACGCCTACGGTCTCGCTGTCGCGGGGGAGCGCGGCGTCGCCGAGGTCGTGCGCAACCTGCTCGCCGAGCTCGACATCACGCTCGGCCTCGCCGGGCACGCGACGATCGCCGAGCTCGGGCCGGACTCGCTGCGCGCGGCCGACTGA
- a CDS encoding NAD(P)-dependent alcohol dehydrogenase, with translation MKALQYRTIGSRPELVEIEKPTPGPSEILLRVTAAGACHSDEFIMGASAEDYYFKPLPLTLGHEVAGVVEQIGEGVHDVEVGESVLVYGPWGCGRCYQCAQGQENNCEKGMRAPGIFSDGGMAEYMIVDDARHLVPLGDLDPVKNVSLTDAGLTPYRAVKSALPTLVPGTTAVVIGSGGLGHVAIQLLKALTQSAVVVLDVADDRLDFAREVGADHAFLSNPDAIPAVKELTGGHGADVVFDFVGIQPTADLAAGMIRTAGHVVVVGVATGAVPIGQTTVPLDVTGRAINWGSRTELMEVVELAKRGAISIHVEEFSLENATEAYDRLHAGQVRGRAVIVPGA, from the coding sequence GTGAAGGCCCTGCAGTACCGCACCATCGGATCCCGCCCCGAGCTCGTCGAGATCGAGAAGCCCACGCCGGGGCCGAGCGAGATCCTGCTGCGGGTGACCGCCGCCGGCGCCTGCCACTCCGACGAGTTCATCATGGGCGCCTCGGCCGAGGACTACTACTTCAAGCCCCTGCCGCTCACCCTCGGCCACGAGGTCGCCGGCGTCGTCGAGCAGATCGGCGAGGGTGTGCACGACGTCGAGGTCGGCGAGTCGGTGCTCGTCTACGGACCGTGGGGCTGCGGCCGCTGCTACCAGTGCGCGCAGGGTCAGGAGAACAACTGCGAGAAGGGGATGCGCGCGCCCGGCATCTTCAGCGACGGCGGCATGGCCGAGTACATGATCGTCGACGACGCGCGCCACCTCGTGCCGCTGGGCGACCTCGACCCGGTGAAGAACGTGTCGCTGACGGACGCGGGTCTCACCCCGTACCGGGCCGTCAAGTCGGCGCTGCCGACGCTCGTGCCCGGCACCACCGCCGTCGTGATCGGCTCGGGCGGACTCGGCCATGTCGCCATCCAGCTGCTCAAGGCCCTGACCCAGTCGGCCGTCGTCGTGCTCGACGTCGCCGACGACCGCCTCGACTTCGCGCGCGAGGTCGGCGCCGACCATGCCTTCCTCTCGAACCCCGACGCGATCCCCGCCGTCAAGGAGCTGACCGGCGGCCACGGCGCGGATGTCGTGTTCGACTTCGTCGGCATCCAGCCCACCGCCGACCTCGCCGCGGGCATGATCCGCACGGCCGGGCACGTCGTCGTGGTCGGCGTCGCGACCGGTGCGGTGCCGATCGGCCAGACGACCGTTCCGCTCGACGTCACGGGCCGGGCGATCAACTGGGGCTCGCGCACTGAGCTCATGGAGGTCGTCGAGCTGGCCAAGCGCGGTGCGATCTCGATCCACGTCGAGGAGTTCTCGCTCGAGAACGCGACCGAGGCCTACGACCGCCTGCACGCCGGCCAGGTGCGCGGCCGCGCGGTCATCGTCCCTGGCGCCTGA
- a CDS encoding SRPBCC family protein: MSETADRRVSVRIDRPADEVSAFAGDPAKLPRWAAGLATGIRREGERWVADSPMGTIEVRFVSEEPGVLDHVVVFPDGTENLNPLRVIADDEGSGSEIVFTVLRREGQSDEQFEADVAAVRADLEKLRELLS, from the coding sequence ATGAGCGAAACCGCCGACCGCCGCGTCAGTGTCCGCATCGACCGTCCCGCCGACGAGGTGTCGGCGTTCGCCGGGGACCCGGCGAAGCTGCCGCGCTGGGCGGCCGGGCTGGCGACGGGGATCCGGCGCGAGGGCGAGCGCTGGGTCGCCGACTCCCCGATGGGGACGATCGAGGTGCGCTTCGTCTCCGAGGAACCCGGCGTGCTCGATCACGTCGTCGTCTTCCCCGACGGCACCGAGAACCTCAACCCGCTGCGGGTGATCGCGGACGACGAGGGCTCGGGCAGCGAGATCGTCTTCACGGTGCTGCGTCGCGAGGGGCAGAGCGACGAGCAGTTCGAGGCGGATGTCGCGGCCGTGCGGGCCGACCTCGAGAAGCTGCGCGAGCTGCTGAGCTGA
- a CDS encoding ATP-grasp domain-containing protein, producing the protein MTTEPRVHVIHENPEWFPPFLAAFDAEGVPVEEVLLTAGTIDLDAEPAPGVWWSRMSASAHTRGNTHSKDYTRAVLGWLEGWGRTVIGGSNVIELEVSKVRQHALLRRAGFDVPRTIAVFGREGLPAAARDFPAPFIVKHNQGGKGLGVRRFDSHDDFAAYVAGSEFEEPVDGITLVQELLVAREPFITRAEFVGGEFVYAVRVDTSAGSFELCPADACEVVPGAAEPFQVRGEVTAEHPLIVAYGQLLRSAGVDIAGIEFIETVDGRSVTYDINTNTNYNPIVEASAPVSGPRSIARFLGRLLERERSPHLTLV; encoded by the coding sequence GTGACGACCGAACCCCGCGTGCATGTGATCCACGAGAACCCGGAGTGGTTCCCGCCCTTCCTGGCGGCCTTCGACGCGGAGGGCGTCCCCGTCGAGGAGGTGCTGCTCACCGCCGGCACCATCGACCTGGATGCCGAGCCGGCGCCGGGCGTCTGGTGGTCGCGCATGAGCGCCTCGGCACACACCCGCGGCAACACGCACTCGAAGGACTACACGCGCGCCGTGCTCGGCTGGCTCGAGGGCTGGGGCCGCACGGTCATCGGCGGCTCGAACGTGATCGAGCTCGAGGTGAGCAAGGTGCGCCAGCACGCGCTGCTGCGCCGTGCCGGCTTCGATGTGCCGCGCACGATCGCCGTCTTCGGCCGCGAGGGGCTCCCCGCCGCGGCGCGTGACTTCCCGGCGCCGTTCATCGTCAAGCACAACCAGGGCGGCAAGGGGCTCGGCGTGCGCCGCTTCGACAGCCATGACGACTTCGCGGCCTACGTCGCGGGCTCCGAGTTCGAGGAGCCGGTCGACGGCATCACCCTCGTGCAGGAGCTGCTCGTCGCCCGCGAGCCCTTCATCACCCGTGCCGAGTTCGTCGGCGGCGAGTTCGTCTACGCGGTGCGCGTCGACACCAGCGCCGGCAGCTTCGAGCTGTGCCCGGCGGATGCGTGCGAGGTCGTGCCCGGCGCGGCGGAGCCGTTCCAGGTGCGCGGGGAGGTCACCGCCGAGCACCCGCTGATCGTCGCCTACGGCCAGCTGCTGCGCTCGGCCGGCGTCGACATCGCGGGGATCGAGTTCATCGAGACCGTCGACGGCCGAAGCGTCACCTACGACATCAACACCAACACGAACTACAACCCGATCGTCGAGGCGAGCGCGCCGGTCTCGGGGCCGCGCAGCATCGCGCGCTTCCTCGGGCGGCTGCTCGAGCGGGAGCGCAGCCCGCACCTCACCCTCGTCTGA
- the glmU gene encoding bifunctional UDP-N-acetylglucosamine diphosphorylase/glucosamine-1-phosphate N-acetyltransferase GlmU, with protein MSDSRLAVVVLAAGAGTRMRSKKAKVLHPIAGVPMIGHVLATARELDPAHVLTVVRHQRDAVAAAIAELSPDAIVVDQDEVPGTGRAVEQAVAALPADFEGDVVVVSGDVPLLDAATLAGLVAAHRGAGAEATLLSAVLDDATGYGRIVRDADGGVDRIVEHKDASDAERAIAEINSGSYVFSAAALRTHLPTLTTENAAGEKYLTEVVGLLRAAGQPIAAVPVAEPWIVGGVNDRAQLAEQARRLNAMIVRGWQLAGVTITDPATTWIDLAVTIGEDTEILPGSRLLGATTIDRDAVIGPDTTLIDTEVGEGASVVRSQAELAVFKAFSTVGPFSYIRPNTELGGGGKIGAFVETKNAQIGRGTKVPHLSYVGDTEVGEESNLGAGTITSNYDGVNKHRTTIGRNVRIASHTVLVAPVRIGDGAYTGAGAVVRKDVPAGSLALTVAPQRNIEGWVEQKRPGSASAQAAAESDGQTPDEPTA; from the coding sequence ATGAGCGATTCGCGTCTGGCCGTCGTCGTCCTCGCAGCCGGGGCTGGCACCCGGATGCGGTCGAAGAAGGCGAAGGTGCTGCATCCCATCGCCGGCGTGCCGATGATCGGCCACGTGCTCGCCACGGCGCGCGAGCTCGACCCGGCGCACGTCCTCACCGTCGTGCGGCACCAGCGCGATGCGGTCGCCGCCGCGATCGCGGAGCTCAGCCCCGACGCGATCGTCGTCGACCAGGACGAGGTGCCCGGAACCGGCCGTGCGGTCGAGCAGGCCGTCGCGGCGCTGCCCGCAGACTTCGAGGGCGACGTCGTCGTCGTCTCCGGCGACGTGCCCCTGCTCGACGCGGCGACCCTCGCCGGCCTCGTCGCCGCGCACCGCGGCGCCGGCGCCGAGGCCACCCTGCTCAGCGCCGTGCTCGACGACGCCACCGGCTACGGCCGCATCGTGCGCGACGCCGACGGCGGCGTCGACCGCATCGTCGAGCACAAGGATGCGAGCGACGCCGAGCGCGCGATCGCCGAGATCAACTCCGGCAGCTACGTCTTCAGCGCCGCCGCGCTGCGCACCCACCTGCCGACGCTCACGACCGAGAACGCGGCGGGGGAGAAGTACCTCACCGAGGTCGTCGGCCTGCTGCGCGCCGCCGGTCAGCCGATCGCGGCCGTGCCGGTCGCCGAGCCCTGGATCGTCGGCGGCGTCAACGATCGCGCCCAGCTCGCCGAGCAGGCCCGCCGCCTCAACGCGATGATCGTGCGCGGCTGGCAGCTCGCCGGCGTCACGATCACCGACCCGGCGACCACCTGGATCGACCTGGCCGTCACGATCGGCGAAGACACCGAGATCCTGCCCGGCAGCCGCCTGCTCGGCGCCACCACGATCGACCGGGATGCCGTGATCGGCCCCGACACGACGCTCATCGACACCGAGGTCGGCGAGGGCGCCTCCGTCGTGCGCAGCCAGGCCGAGCTCGCCGTGTTCAAGGCGTTCTCCACCGTCGGGCCGTTCTCCTACATCCGACCCAACACCGAGCTCGGCGGCGGCGGCAAGATCGGCGCCTTCGTCGAGACGAAGAACGCGCAGATCGGCCGGGGCACGAAGGTGCCGCACCTCAGCTACGTCGGCGACACGGAGGTCGGCGAGGAGTCGAACCTCGGCGCCGGCACGATCACCTCGAACTACGACGGCGTGAACAAGCACCGCACGACGATCGGCCGGAACGTGAGGATCGCCTCGCACACGGTGCTCGTCGCCCCCGTTAGGATCGGGGACGGCGCGTACACGGGAGCCGGCGCCGTGGTCCGCAAGGACGTCCCCGCGGGATCGCTGGCCCTCACCGTCGCTCCGCAACGCAACATCGAGGGCTGGGTCGAGCAGAAGCGACCGGGGTCCGCGTCGGCGCAGGCCGCAGCGGAATCCGACGGTCAGACGCCCGACGAGCCGACCGCCTGA
- a CDS encoding ribose-phosphate diphosphokinase has protein sequence MAAIKITGEKKLVLVTGRAHPQLAKDIADELGSELVETDSRTFANGEIYSRFDESVRGADMFVIQSHTSPINEWLMEQLIMVDAAKRASAKRITVVAPFYPYSRQDKKGRGREPISARLVADLFKAAGADRIMSVDLHAAQIQGFFDGPVDHLFAMPVLLEHFQAKLDPSTLTVVSPDMGRVRVADIWSDKLGVPLAIIHKRRDPKVANQVTVHEIVGQVEGRVCLLVDDLIDTGRTIVKAAEALKAQGALGVVVAATHAVFSDPAVEILQSDFIDSVVVTGTLPVPEEKRWDRLEVLPIAPLIARAIHEVFDDGSVTSMFDGAA, from the coding sequence GTGGCCGCGATCAAGATCACCGGTGAGAAGAAGCTCGTCCTCGTCACGGGGCGTGCTCATCCGCAGCTGGCGAAGGACATCGCCGACGAGCTCGGATCGGAGCTGGTCGAGACCGACTCGCGCACCTTCGCCAACGGCGAGATCTACTCGCGCTTCGACGAGAGCGTGCGCGGTGCGGACATGTTCGTCATCCAGTCGCACACGAGCCCGATCAACGAGTGGCTCATGGAGCAGCTGATCATGGTGGATGCGGCGAAGCGCGCGAGCGCCAAGCGCATCACGGTCGTCGCCCCCTTCTATCCCTACTCGCGCCAGGACAAGAAGGGCCGCGGCCGCGAGCCGATCTCGGCCCGCCTGGTCGCCGACCTGTTCAAGGCCGCCGGCGCCGACCGCATCATGAGCGTCGACCTGCACGCCGCGCAGATCCAGGGCTTCTTCGACGGCCCCGTCGACCACCTCTTCGCGATGCCGGTGCTGCTCGAGCACTTCCAGGCGAAGCTCGACCCCTCGACCCTCACGGTCGTCAGCCCCGACATGGGCCGCGTGCGCGTCGCCGACATCTGGAGCGACAAGCTCGGCGTGCCGCTCGCGATCATCCACAAGCGCCGCGACCCGAAGGTCGCCAACCAGGTGACGGTGCACGAGATCGTCGGTCAGGTCGAGGGCCGCGTCTGCCTGCTCGTCGACGATCTGATCGACACCGGCCGCACGATCGTCAAGGCCGCCGAGGCGCTCAAGGCGCAGGGCGCGCTCGGCGTCGTCGTCGCGGCGACGCACGCCGTGTTCAGCGACCCGGCCGTCGAGATCCTGCAGAGCGACTTCATCGATTCCGTCGTCGTGACCGGCACCCTGCCGGTGCCCGAGGAGAAGCGCTGGGACCGCCTCGAGGTGCTGCCGATCGCCCCGCTGATCGCCCGCGCGATCCACGAGGTCTTCGACGACGGCTCGGTCACGAGCATGTTCGACGGCGCCGCCTGA
- a CDS encoding NAD-dependent epimerase/dehydratase family protein produces MKILLLGARGAVGHRIRSLLAERGHTVIAVGRAAPEAGTALDAVREIDAYRELAAGCEAVVNAAGLEDVRLADIDSAYLDISASATHLNEVLAVGGAHPRVIGVGLAPGLSTLLAASVGRSPGDEIDVGVVLGSGETHGAAAVEWTIGLLGQDWTDAAGDRHRGLAEPRILVDADGRRRRMLRADFPDDLLLDDDGARTRTHLAVSSRLETRALGWLSAHPRFGGLVRHVPPSGSDRWQLIARNRRTGMTSTASGRSQSAATALLTALTLDRLDRAPAGGVSAQRLLDLELVREAGIDVRESIQTA; encoded by the coding sequence GTGAAGATCCTGCTGCTCGGCGCCCGGGGCGCTGTCGGCCACCGCATCCGCTCGCTGCTCGCCGAGCGCGGTCACACCGTCATCGCCGTCGGCCGCGCCGCGCCCGAGGCGGGCACGGCGCTCGACGCGGTCCGCGAGATCGACGCCTATCGCGAGCTCGCCGCCGGCTGCGAAGCCGTCGTGAATGCCGCGGGACTCGAGGATGTCCGCCTCGCCGACATCGACTCGGCGTACCTGGACATCTCTGCGTCGGCGACGCACCTGAACGAGGTGCTCGCGGTCGGCGGTGCGCATCCGCGCGTGATCGGCGTCGGGCTCGCACCCGGACTCAGCACTCTGCTCGCCGCCTCGGTCGGGCGCTCGCCCGGCGACGAGATCGACGTCGGCGTCGTGCTCGGCTCCGGCGAGACGCACGGCGCCGCAGCGGTCGAATGGACGATCGGACTGCTCGGCCAGGACTGGACCGACGCCGCCGGCGACCGGCACCGCGGCCTCGCCGAGCCCCGCATCCTCGTCGACGCCGACGGACGCCGGCGGCGGATGCTGCGCGCCGACTTCCCCGACGATCTGCTGCTCGACGACGACGGCGCGCGCACCCGCACCCACCTGGCCGTCAGCTCGCGGCTCGAGACCCGCGCTCTCGGCTGGCTCAGCGCCCATCCTCGATTCGGCGGCCTCGTGCGTCACGTGCCGCCTTCGGGCAGCGATCGCTGGCAGCTGATCGCCCGCAATCGGCGCACCGGGATGACGTCGACGGCGAGTGGCCGGTCGCAGTCGGCTGCGACGGCACTGCTCACCGCCTTGACCCTCGACCGGCTGGATCGGGCGCCGGCCGGCGGCGTCTCGGCGCAGAGGCTGCTCGATCTCGAGCTGGTGCGCGAAGCCGGGATCGACGTGCGCGAGTCGATTCAGACCGCGTAG
- a CDS encoding TetR/AcrR family transcriptional regulator, translating to MAWDTEKTRRALLAAAVVEFSAHGFAGARIDRISTEAGVNKERIYPYFGGKAGLFRAALLDSLGDWVHEARIEGRGAEAIGRFAGELVDCYVAAPHLPRLLAWEGLEAPLVPDDERVAICADRIDGILSALPDLDRERAARLLLSILVLVNGSWTLPQLAAATGVARADHAALRASLVRQATALAEAT from the coding sequence GTGGCCTGGGACACCGAGAAGACGCGACGCGCGCTGCTCGCCGCCGCCGTCGTCGAGTTCAGCGCCCATGGCTTCGCCGGCGCCCGGATCGACCGGATCTCGACCGAGGCGGGCGTCAACAAGGAACGCATCTATCCGTACTTCGGCGGCAAGGCGGGCCTGTTCCGCGCGGCGCTGCTCGACAGCCTCGGCGACTGGGTTCACGAGGCGCGCATCGAGGGGCGCGGCGCGGAGGCTATCGGCCGCTTCGCCGGCGAACTCGTCGACTGCTACGTCGCGGCTCCGCACCTCCCGCGTCTGCTCGCCTGGGAAGGGCTCGAGGCGCCTCTGGTGCCCGACGACGAGCGGGTCGCGATCTGCGCCGATCGCATCGACGGCATCCTCTCGGCCCTGCCCGACCTCGACCGCGAGCGGGCCGCACGGCTGCTGCTGAGCATCCTCGTGCTCGTGAACGGATCGTGGACGCTGCCGCAGCTCGCCGCGGCGACTGGCGTCGCCCGCGCCGATCACGCGGCGCTCCGCGCGTCGCTGGTGCGGCAGGCGACGGCCCTGGCCGAGGCGACCTGA
- a CDS encoding CoA transferase — protein MDAVNALGLSVATPEVTGSVGLASAYPVTELAARSVGASGAAVAELLVALGHVEPRVTVRRELAEAWFRSAIVPEGWTPPPAWDALAGDYRARDGWLRLHTNAPHHRAAALRALGLGEPAADRDGEGAVESALRAEVERRVAARDAGATESAVVAEGGAAAELRTAAEWAAHPQGIAVAGEPLVARLDAPPPGSSPPSSTASRWVPTPARPLAGLRVLDLTRVLAGPTATQLLAGLGAEVLRLDPPDWDEPGVLPIVMSGKRTARLDARTPTGAARLRELLAGADVLVHGLRPGALDGLGLDLVTRHRLRPGLVEVQLDAYGFTGPWAGRRGFDSLVQLSTGIADTGMRDADAERPVPLPVQALDFATGYLAAAAALAGLADRARASEGRHASEPSNAGSLRRLSLARTAHELERMRTAAPASESASVSASASASASASSAASASSAASGVASADLPNTSVATGWGPARRVAPPLEIDGVTFDWPVEAGPLGRHSARWSS, from the coding sequence ATGGATGCGGTGAACGCGCTGGGGCTGTCGGTCGCGACGCCCGAGGTCACCGGCTCGGTCGGGCTCGCCTCCGCCTACCCGGTGACGGAGCTCGCCGCGCGCTCCGTCGGGGCCTCGGGAGCTGCCGTCGCCGAGCTGCTCGTGGCGCTGGGGCACGTCGAGCCGCGCGTCACCGTGCGCCGCGAGCTCGCCGAGGCCTGGTTCCGCAGTGCGATCGTGCCCGAAGGCTGGACGCCGCCTCCCGCCTGGGATGCGCTCGCCGGCGACTACCGTGCCCGCGACGGCTGGCTGCGGCTGCACACGAATGCGCCGCATCACCGGGCCGCGGCGCTGCGGGCGCTCGGGCTCGGCGAGCCCGCGGCTGATCGCGACGGCGAGGGCGCCGTCGAGTCCGCGCTGCGCGCCGAGGTCGAGCGCCGGGTCGCGGCGAGGGATGCCGGCGCGACCGAGTCGGCCGTCGTCGCCGAGGGCGGCGCCGCCGCCGAGCTGCGCACCGCGGCGGAGTGGGCCGCCCATCCGCAGGGGATCGCGGTCGCGGGGGAGCCGCTCGTCGCGCGCCTCGACGCACCGCCGCCCGGATCGAGCCCGCCGTCGTCGACCGCATCGCGCTGGGTGCCGACCCCCGCACGCCCGCTCGCCGGACTGCGCGTGCTCGACCTCACGCGCGTGCTGGCAGGTCCCACGGCGACGCAGCTGCTCGCGGGCCTCGGCGCCGAGGTTCTGCGTCTCGATCCGCCCGACTGGGATGAGCCGGGTGTGCTGCCGATCGTCATGTCGGGCAAGCGCACGGCCCGGCTCGACGCGCGCACGCCGACCGGCGCCGCCCGGCTGCGCGAGCTGCTCGCCGGCGCCGACGTGCTCGTGCACGGGCTTCGGCCCGGCGCCCTCGACGGTCTCGGACTCGATCTCGTGACCCGGCACCGTCTCCGGCCCGGGCTCGTCGAGGTGCAGCTCGACGCCTACGGCTTCACCGGTCCGTGGGCCGGGCGGCGCGGCTTCGACAGCCTCGTGCAGCTGTCGACCGGCATCGCCGACACCGGGATGCGCGACGCCGACGCCGAGCGTCCGGTGCCGCTGCCGGTGCAGGCGCTCGACTTCGCGACCGGCTACCTCGCCGCCGCGGCCGCGCTCGCCGGTCTCGCCGATCGGGCGCGCGCATCCGAGGGCCGGCACGCGAGCGAGCCGTCGAACGCGGGCTCCCTGCGTCGTCTCTCGCTCGCGCGCACCGCTCACGAACTCGAGAGGATGCGGACTGCTGCTCCCGCGTCGGAATCAGCGTCCGTGTCGGCATCCGCGTCCGCGTCGGCATCCGCATCGAGCGCCGCATCCGCATCGAGCGCCGCATCCGGTGTCGCCTCCGCCGATCTGCCGAACACCTCCGTCGCGACCGGCTGGGGTCCCGCCCGCCGCGTGGCGCCGCCGCTCGAGATCGACGGCGTGACCTTCGACTGGCCGGTCGAGGCGGGGCCGCTGGGCCGGCATTCCGCGCGCTGGAGTTCGTGA
- a CDS encoding GNAT family N-acetyltransferase encodes MSITASETSALLVHTTPDDPRSQPVLADLEREYDTRYRGYFPDNQPASTEINRYPASEFSAPHGTFLLLLDGDSDAGGTAISAGAFKRLDAETVELKRIWTHADHRGRGLARVVMRELEAEAERRGHRRVVLSTGPRQPEAVRLYLGLGYTPLFDVDADPETVGIHSFEKNLETRA; translated from the coding sequence ATGTCGATCACCGCATCCGAGACGTCGGCCTTGCTCGTGCACACGACGCCCGACGACCCGCGCTCGCAGCCGGTGCTCGCCGACCTCGAGCGCGAGTACGACACCCGCTACCGCGGCTACTTCCCCGACAACCAGCCGGCGTCGACCGAGATCAACCGCTACCCGGCGAGCGAGTTCAGCGCTCCGCACGGCACCTTCCTGCTGCTGCTCGACGGGGACTCCGACGCCGGCGGCACCGCCATCTCGGCCGGCGCCTTCAAGCGCCTCGACGCCGAGACGGTCGAGCTCAAGCGCATCTGGACCCACGCCGACCACCGCGGTCGCGGCCTCGCCCGCGTCGTCATGCGCGAACTCGAGGCCGAGGCCGAGCGCCGCGGCCACCGCCGCGTCGTGCTCAGCACCGGCCCGCGCCAGCCCGAGGCCGTGCGCCTCTACCTGGGCCTCGGCTACACCCCGCTGTTCGACGTGGATGCCGACCCCGAGACCGTCGGCATCCACTCCTTCGAGAAGAATCTGGAGACCCGCGCATGA